The Carassius gibelio isolate Cgi1373 ecotype wild population from Czech Republic chromosome B22, carGib1.2-hapl.c, whole genome shotgun sequence genome window below encodes:
- the dusp5 gene encoding dual specificity protein phosphatase 5, with protein MKVSSIDCRRLRKIIRKECGSCLIVDCRPYFSFSSSSIRGSVNVNLNSVVVRRSRGGPVPLQFIIPDENALFRLREGSISAVVALDDRTPHLQKLKKDSIAQIVINSLSHLASSASICFLKGGYENFQSHYPELCTETKPVDLSEDKSERGVSSHCDKLGSHHKPDYDQGRPVEILPFLYLGSAYHACRQDYLSDLRITALLNVSRRDSRPAKGQYDYKWIPVEDSHTADISSHFQEAIDFIERVKADGGKVLVHCEAGISRSPTICMAYIMKTQRLRLEQAFDVIRQRRAIVSPNFSFMGQLLQFESEVVSSTPPSVTPVTPASQEMPTFFSGDFTLETENFESSVFTFPTSFLTPMPIQSSVHQFKLSPITALP; from the exons ATGAAGGTCTCCAGCATAGACTGTCGCCGCCTGAGGAAGATCATACGGAAGGAGTGTGGAAGTTGTCTGATTGTGGACTGTAGACCGTATTTCTCGTTCTCCAGCTCGAGTATCAGAGGCTCCGTCAATGTCAACTTGAATTCAGTGGTGGTCCGGAGGTCCCGCGGCGGACCGGTGCCTCTACAGTTCATCATCCCGGACGAGAACGCGCTGTTTCGGCTCCGCGAGGGCAGCATCTCCGCCGTCGTGGCTCTGGATGACCGCACACCTCATTTACAAAAACTAAAGAAAGACAGCATTGCTCAGATTGTCATCAATAGTTTATCGCACTTGGCGAGTAGCGCGAGCATCTGCTTCCTAAAAG GAGGCTATGAGAACTTCCAATCCCATTACCCCGAGCTTTGCACCGAAACCAAGCCCGTGGATCTGAGCGAAGACAAAAGTGAAAGAGGCGTCAGCAGTCACTGTGACAAACTGGGTTCTCACCACAAACCGGACTATGATCAG GGACGTCCGGTGGAGATCTTGCCTTTCCTATACCTGGGCAGTGCCTATCACGCCTGCAGACAGGACTATCTGAGTGACCTCCGCATAACAGCGCTGCTGAACGTCTCACGCAGGGACTCGCGGCCCGCCAAAGGACAGTATGACTACAAATGGATCCCGGTGGAGGACAGTCACACGGCAGATATCAGCTCACACTTCCAGGAGGCCATAGATTTTATTG AACGTGTGAAAGCGGATGGAGGTAAAGTGCTGGTCCACTGCGAGGCTGGAATCTCTCGTTCTCCCACCATCTGCATGGCGTACATCATGAAAACCCAACGGTTGCGCTTGGAGCAGGCCTTTGACGTCATCCGACAGCGGCGCGCCATCGTCTCGCCCAATTTTAGCTTCATGGGTCAACTACTGCAGTTCGAGTCGGAGGTGGTTTCTTCCACACCTCCGTCCGTCACTCCTGTCACTCCTGCCTCTCAGGAGATGCCCACCTTCTTTAGTGGTGACTTCACACTCGAAACGGAGAACTTCGAGTCCTCGGTTTTCACCTTCCCTACCTCCTTCCTGACACCAATGCCCATCCAGTCGTCGGTTCACCAGTTTAAACTGAGTCCAATAACTGCGCTGCCTTAA